A genomic stretch from Microtus pennsylvanicus isolate mMicPen1 chromosome 11, mMicPen1.hap1, whole genome shotgun sequence includes:
- the Odf4 gene encoding outer dense fiber protein 4 translates to METDLTEEEIETIRASRNRRSVTEQRRNSQLPLKWRITHSSRWIAQVVASEFSLVAFLLLLVMVFSKKWLYPSKSRFHQRYPKNITNRLYTSIHIMSTGLLYTCMSKSCSSSDSGKDSYKLWTTHPVLGIAKISFTLAMGLGFVLTAWLHLPYLPRLQRMPFFGLIGIILSFCEVAFIFLTLLLFPVNLWIYELKKNISVPIGWSYFIGWLVFVLYLSCGILCYLNHKNFWSVITDSSSSIISSLGKSMWPRSLNSTVQPSNSQEDIPDTDEQKDNNSH, encoded by the exons ATGGAAACTGATTTGACCGAGGAAGAGATCGAGACGATAAGAGCCAG CAGAAACAGGCGGTCAGTTACGGAGCAACGCCGCAACTCCCAATTACCCCTTAAGTGGAGAATTACGCACAGCTCTCGCTGGATAGCCCAGGTGGTGGCCTCAGAATTCAGCCTGGTggccttcctcctgcttctggtcatggtcttCTCCAAAAAATGGCTGTACCCCTCTAAGAGTCGTTTCCATCAGCGTTACCCCAAAAACATCACCAATAGACTCTACACCTCGATCCATATAATGTCCACAGGGCTCCTGTACACCTGCATGTCTAAAAGCTGCTCCAGCTCAGATAGTGGGAAAG acagTTATAAGCTGTGGACAACCCATCCAGTTTTGGGGATAGCTAAGATTAGTTTCACCCTGGCCATGGGGCTGGGTTTTGTCCTTACCGCCTGGCTGCACCTGCCGTACCTGCCCCGCCTGCAGAGAATGCCTTtctttggcttgattgggatcaTCCTGAGCTTCTGTGAAG TCGCCTTCATTTTCCTCACCCTCCTGTTGTTCCCTGTTAACCTCTGGATCTACGAGCTGAAGAAGAACATATCGGTCCCCATCGGGTGGAGCTATTTCATTGGTTGGCTGGTGTTCGTCCTGTATCTCAGCTGTG ggatcCTTTGCTACCTCAACCATAAAAACTTCTGGAGCGTGATTACGGACAGCTCCTCTTCCATCATCAGCAGTCTTGGCAAAAGTATGTGGCCAAGGTCTCTGAATAGCACTGTACAGCCCTCCAACAGCCAAGAGGACATCCCCGATACTGATGAGCAGAAGGATAACAACAGCCATTAG